The following coding sequences are from one Streptomyces sp. NBC_01232 window:
- a CDS encoding GMC family oxidoreductase: MSESESYDYDVIVIGSGFGGSVSALRLTEKGYRVGVLEAGRRFTREGLPKNSWDLRNYLWAPALGLYGIQRIHLLGNVMVLAGAGVGGGSLNYANTLYVPPTAFFEDRQWASITDWREELAPYYEQAKRMLGVRLNPTMTPSDIHLKAAAEKMGVGDSFHMAPVGVFFGDGDDAGGARRVRPGEEVPDPYFGGAGPARKACTECGECMTGCRHGAKNTLNENYLYLAERAGAVIHPMTTVTALSDHPEGGYRIRTVPTDGRRRGRAKVLRARHVVVAAGTYGTQTLLHTMKDRGELPRLSQRLGELTRTNSEGLVGAQTDDRRYRKRHGDERRADFTRGVAITSSVHPNADTHIEPVRYGKGSNAMGFMTVLQVPHSRHRVRAWLARSAKHPLQFARSLSNRRWSERTIIGLVMQSLDNSLTTYRKPGGIGKGLLTARQGHGAPNPVQIGEATQAATLLAEEINGFPGSNIGELMGTPLTAHFLGGCPIGASPEEGVVDPYHRLYGHPGISVVDGAAVSANLGVNPSLTITAQAERAMSYWPNKGERDPRPDQGADYVRLDAVEPVRPAVPKEAFGALRLPFLGIPEIPPRQS, from the coding sequence GTGTCTGAGTCTGAGTCGTACGACTACGACGTCATCGTCATCGGATCGGGCTTCGGCGGATCGGTCTCGGCGCTGCGGCTGACCGAGAAGGGCTACCGGGTCGGCGTCCTGGAGGCAGGGCGCCGGTTCACCCGCGAGGGCCTGCCGAAGAACAGCTGGGACCTGCGCAACTACCTGTGGGCCCCGGCCCTCGGGCTGTACGGCATCCAGCGGATCCACCTGCTCGGCAACGTGATGGTGCTCGCGGGCGCCGGCGTGGGCGGCGGCTCGCTCAACTACGCCAACACCCTGTACGTGCCGCCCACCGCCTTCTTCGAGGACCGGCAGTGGGCCTCCATCACCGACTGGCGCGAGGAGCTGGCCCCCTACTACGAGCAGGCCAAGCGGATGCTCGGGGTGCGTCTCAACCCGACCATGACCCCGTCCGACATCCACCTCAAGGCGGCCGCCGAGAAGATGGGCGTCGGCGACTCCTTCCACATGGCCCCGGTCGGCGTCTTCTTCGGCGACGGCGACGACGCCGGGGGCGCCCGCAGGGTCCGCCCCGGCGAGGAGGTCCCCGACCCGTACTTCGGCGGCGCCGGCCCCGCCCGCAAGGCCTGCACCGAATGCGGCGAGTGCATGACCGGCTGCCGGCACGGTGCGAAGAACACCCTGAACGAGAACTACCTGTACCTCGCCGAGCGCGCGGGCGCCGTCATCCACCCGATGACCACCGTCACCGCACTGTCCGACCATCCCGAGGGCGGCTACCGCATCCGCACCGTGCCCACCGACGGCCGCCGCCGGGGCAGGGCGAAGGTGCTGCGCGCCCGCCACGTCGTCGTCGCGGCGGGCACCTACGGCACGCAGACGCTGCTGCACACGATGAAGGACCGCGGCGAGCTCCCGCGCCTCTCGCAGCGGCTCGGTGAGCTGACGCGGACCAACTCCGAGGGCCTGGTCGGCGCGCAGACCGACGACCGCCGCTACCGCAAGCGGCACGGCGACGAGCGCCGGGCCGACTTCACCCGGGGCGTGGCGATCACCTCCTCGGTGCACCCCAACGCCGACACGCACATCGAGCCCGTCCGCTACGGCAAGGGCTCCAACGCCATGGGGTTCATGACGGTCCTCCAGGTCCCCCACAGCAGGCACCGGGTGCGGGCCTGGCTGGCCCGCAGTGCGAAGCACCCCCTGCAGTTCGCCCGGTCCCTGTCCAACCGGCGCTGGTCGGAGCGGACCATCATCGGCCTGGTCATGCAGTCGCTGGACAACTCCCTGACCACCTACCGCAAGCCCGGCGGGATCGGGAAGGGCCTGCTCACCGCCCGCCAGGGACACGGCGCCCCGAACCCGGTCCAGATCGGGGAGGCCACGCAGGCGGCGACCCTGCTGGCCGAGGAGATCAACGGTTTCCCCGGCAGCAACATCGGCGAGCTGATGGGGACCCCGCTGACGGCGCACTTCCTGGGCGGCTGCCCGATCGGCGCCTCGCCCGAGGAGGGCGTGGTGGACCCGTACCACCGGCTCTACGGGCACCCGGGCATCTCGGTGGTGGACGGTGCGGCCGTCTCCGCGAACCTCGGGGTGAACCCGTCGCTGACGATCACCGCGCAGGCGGAACGGGCGATGTCGTACTGGCCGAACAAGGGGGAGCGGGACCCGCGGCCCGACCAGGGGGCGGACTACGTCCGCCTGGACGCGGTGGAACCGGTCCGTCCGGCCGTCCCGAAGGAGGCTTTCGGCGCGCTGCGGCTGCCGTTCCTCGGGATTCCTGAGATTCCGCCGCGTCAGTCGTGA
- a CDS encoding LPXTG cell wall anchor domain-containing protein has translation MRKRISLLAAGGLVALGLATTPAHAADPVFTLAGPAEVGLRPHPGQNGQPQKTSVEFRVVNDSTKTFAHQSTFTIDLGALKGIADVKLAGQQGANCTLTATAVTCKRWALWAGDTTVVDLDLTAAKDSKVGATAALTVTGQAEGATFKPATTKVRVGGPDLVLEKAKLNAEQKPGDKQNLSVVFANEGTDPVNGVVLEVRTTHGIGLVEQYDNCSYSEDSSADQPWNTGWSTVQCLLEGEYEPGAVYGLDGSLTLKAAPHAFIDGLTYAVYAAGDQPKTAKQRTPAGGKKLSPAKRAGKASAQAAPRTGDLDPWDNIQEFDFATRNTADLVGAGVSLKGKAGETVKADFGFRNNGPAWVAYLRSGEDVARTDIVIPAGARVTKVPAGCTGVNADGSQREQALGAPRYFCSTGHVVGEAEKFAYPFELKIEKVVADARGSVTVGQWTPEGTTGHRWDPDHANNKAAFVINAKDGGPAPTPTTSVTPTPTGSATPTATATATASATATSGTGTTANGGLASTGSSAQMIALGGAVLLAVGGGLFVAFRRKAGGHA, from the coding sequence ATGAGAAAGCGCATCTCTTTGCTGGCTGCCGGCGGCCTCGTGGCCCTGGGCCTGGCCACCACTCCCGCACACGCCGCGGACCCCGTCTTCACCCTGGCCGGACCGGCCGAGGTGGGCCTGCGCCCGCACCCCGGGCAGAACGGCCAGCCGCAGAAGACCTCGGTCGAGTTCCGGGTCGTCAACGACTCCACGAAGACGTTCGCCCACCAGAGCACCTTCACGATCGACCTGGGCGCGCTCAAGGGCATCGCCGACGTCAAGCTCGCCGGGCAGCAGGGCGCGAACTGCACGCTCACGGCCACGGCCGTGACCTGCAAGCGCTGGGCGCTGTGGGCGGGCGACACCACCGTCGTGGACCTGGACCTCACCGCGGCCAAGGACAGCAAGGTCGGCGCGACCGCGGCCCTGACCGTGACCGGTCAGGCGGAGGGCGCCACCTTCAAGCCCGCCACCACCAAGGTGCGCGTCGGCGGCCCCGACCTGGTGCTGGAGAAGGCCAAGCTCAATGCGGAGCAGAAGCCGGGCGACAAGCAGAACCTGTCGGTCGTCTTCGCCAACGAGGGCACGGACCCCGTCAACGGGGTGGTGCTCGAGGTGCGCACCACGCACGGCATCGGTCTGGTCGAGCAGTACGACAACTGCTCCTACTCCGAGGACAGCAGCGCGGACCAGCCCTGGAACACGGGCTGGAGCACGGTGCAGTGCCTGCTGGAGGGCGAGTACGAGCCGGGCGCCGTCTACGGCCTCGACGGATCGCTGACCCTCAAGGCGGCCCCGCACGCCTTCATCGACGGGCTGACCTACGCGGTGTACGCGGCCGGCGACCAGCCGAAGACCGCGAAGCAGCGCACGCCCGCCGGCGGCAAGAAGCTGTCCCCGGCGAAGCGGGCCGGCAAGGCCTCGGCCCAGGCCGCCCCGCGTACGGGTGACCTCGACCCCTGGGACAACATCCAGGAGTTCGACTTCGCGACGAGGAACACCGCCGACCTGGTCGGCGCGGGCGTGTCCCTCAAGGGCAAGGCCGGCGAGACGGTGAAGGCCGACTTCGGCTTCCGCAACAACGGCCCCGCGTGGGTCGCGTACCTGCGCTCCGGTGAGGACGTCGCCCGGACGGACATCGTGATCCCGGCGGGCGCGCGGGTCACGAAGGTCCCGGCCGGCTGCACGGGCGTCAACGCGGACGGCTCGCAGCGCGAGCAGGCCCTGGGGGCGCCGCGCTACTTCTGCTCCACCGGCCACGTGGTCGGGGAGGCGGAGAAGTTCGCCTACCCGTTCGAGCTGAAGATCGAGAAGGTCGTGGCGGACGCCAGGGGCTCCGTCACGGTCGGCCAGTGGACGCCGGAGGGCACCACGGGCCACCGCTGGGACCCGGACCACGCCAACAACAAGGCGGCCTTCGTGATCAACGCGAAGGACGGCGGCCCGGCCCCGACCCCGACCACCTCGGTCACGCCGACCCCGACCGGCTCCGCGACGCCCACCGCGACCGCGACGGCGACCGCGTCCGCCACGGCGACCTCGGGCACCGGCACCACGGCGAACGGCGGTCTCGCCTCCACCGGTAGCTCCGCCCAGATGATCGCGCTCGGCGGGGCGGTGCTCCTGGCCGTCGGCGGCGGGCTGTTCGTGGCCTTCCGCCGCAAGGCCGGCGGGCACGCGTAA
- a CDS encoding chorismate mutase, producing the protein MSVTTTATTPEQLIADCRMRIDALDDRIIGLIQERMAVSTVIQDARISSGGRRVHLSREMEVLSHWSDALGKPGTALAMTVLELCRGRV; encoded by the coding sequence ATGAGCGTCACCACCACCGCCACGACCCCCGAGCAGCTGATCGCCGACTGCCGCATGCGCATCGACGCCCTCGACGACCGGATCATCGGCCTGATCCAGGAACGGATGGCCGTCTCGACCGTCATCCAGGACGCCCGGATCTCCTCCGGCGGGCGCCGGGTGCACCTGTCGCGCGAGATGGAGGTGCTCTCCCACTGGAGCGACGCCCTCGGCAAGCCCGGTACCGCCCTCGCCATGACGGTGCTGGAGCTGTGCCGGGGCCGCGTGTGA
- the guaA gene encoding glutamine-hydrolyzing GMP synthase has translation MPEAPSAAHDSAPDTVLVVDFGAQYAQLIARRVREARVYSEIVPSSMPVDEMLAKNPKAIILSGGPSSVYEEGAPQLDRAIFEAGVPVFGMCYGFQLMAVTLGGRVDNTGAREYGRTPLAVSKAGSTLFEGTPDNQSVWMSHGDACSAAPEGFTVTASTNVVPVAAFENDEKKLYGVQYHPEVMHSTHGQQILEHFLYRGAGLAPTWTTGNIVEEQIAAIREQVGDKRAICGLSGGVDSAVAAALVQKAIGSQLTCVYVDHGLMRKGETEQVEKDFVAATGVQLKVVDAQERFLTALAGVSDPETKRKIIGREFIRVFEQAQLEILQEDGPAVAFLVQGTLYPDVVESGGGTGTANIKSHHNVGGLPDDIEFELVEPLRQLFKDEVRMVGQELGLPDEIVQRQPFPGPGLGIRIVGEVTKERLDLLREADAIARHELTAAGLDREIWQCPVVLLADVRSVGVQGDGRTYGHPIVLRPVSSEDAMTADWTRMPYEVLARISTRITNEVPEVNRVVLDCTSKPPGTIEWE, from the coding sequence GTGCCAGAAGCACCCTCCGCCGCCCACGACAGCGCCCCGGACACGGTTCTCGTCGTCGACTTCGGCGCCCAGTACGCCCAGCTCATCGCCCGCCGCGTCCGCGAAGCACGGGTCTACAGCGAGATCGTGCCGAGCTCGATGCCCGTCGACGAGATGCTGGCCAAGAACCCCAAGGCGATCATCCTCTCCGGCGGTCCGTCCTCCGTGTACGAAGAGGGTGCCCCCCAGCTCGACCGCGCGATCTTCGAGGCCGGCGTCCCCGTCTTCGGCATGTGCTACGGCTTCCAGCTGATGGCGGTCACCCTCGGTGGCCGGGTCGACAACACCGGCGCCCGCGAGTACGGCCGCACCCCGCTGGCCGTCTCCAAGGCCGGCTCCACCCTCTTCGAGGGCACCCCCGACAACCAGTCGGTGTGGATGTCCCACGGCGACGCCTGCTCCGCCGCCCCCGAGGGCTTCACCGTCACCGCGTCGACGAACGTCGTACCCGTGGCGGCCTTCGAGAACGACGAGAAGAAGCTGTACGGCGTGCAGTACCACCCCGAGGTGATGCACTCCACGCACGGCCAGCAGATCCTGGAGCACTTCCTCTACCGCGGCGCGGGCCTCGCCCCCACCTGGACCACCGGCAACATCGTCGAGGAGCAGATCGCGGCCATCCGCGAGCAGGTCGGCGACAAGCGCGCCATCTGCGGCCTCTCCGGCGGCGTGGACTCCGCGGTCGCCGCGGCCCTCGTCCAGAAGGCCATCGGCTCGCAGCTCACCTGCGTCTACGTCGACCACGGTCTGATGCGCAAGGGCGAGACCGAGCAGGTCGAGAAGGACTTCGTCGCCGCGACCGGCGTGCAGCTGAAGGTCGTCGACGCGCAGGAGCGCTTCCTGACCGCGCTGGCGGGCGTCTCCGACCCGGAGACCAAGCGCAAGATCATCGGCCGTGAGTTCATCCGCGTCTTCGAGCAGGCCCAGCTGGAGATCCTCCAGGAGGACGGCCCCGCGGTCGCCTTCCTCGTGCAGGGCACCCTGTACCCGGACGTCGTCGAGTCCGGCGGCGGCACCGGTACCGCCAACATCAAGTCCCACCACAACGTGGGCGGGCTCCCCGACGACATCGAGTTCGAGCTCGTCGAGCCGCTGCGCCAGCTGTTCAAGGACGAGGTCCGGATGGTCGGCCAGGAGCTCGGCCTGCCCGACGAGATCGTCCAGCGCCAGCCCTTCCCGGGCCCCGGCCTCGGCATCCGCATCGTCGGCGAGGTCACCAAGGAGCGCCTGGACCTGCTCCGCGAGGCCGACGCCATCGCCCGCCACGAGCTCACCGCAGCCGGTCTGGACCGCGAGATCTGGCAGTGCCCGGTCGTCCTGCTCGCGGATGTCCGCAGCGTCGGCGTCCAGGGCGACGGCCGCACCTACGGTCACCCGATCGTGCTGCGCCCCGTCTCCTCGGAAGACGCGATGACCGCCGACTGGACGCGCATGCCGTACGAGGTGCTCGCCCGCATCTCGACCCGCATCACCAACGAGGTGCCGGAGGTGAACCGGGTGGTCCTCGACTGCACGAGCAAGCCCCCGGGCACCATCGAGTGGGAGTAG
- a CDS encoding class II aldolase/adducin family protein — protein MPDQPVPVPVERLGFEMPPVHDTPDAARAHRKERLAEALRLLARLGYEDGVAGQITVRDPEFEDCYWVNPFGRAFAALTADDLLLVDGDGRVVRGGRRVNQLAFAVHAAVHRRRPGVVAVVRARAPYGRALAALGELLAPITEEACAFYEDHALLDEYTGADEPDRTALALGPYKALVLRNRGLLTVGDSVDAAVWWFIEAERAAQVQLIARAAGKPVPVDHRAAALTRERFGSDLAAWVSYQPLRELVASTS, from the coding sequence ATGCCGGACCAGCCCGTACCCGTGCCCGTGGAGCGCCTCGGCTTCGAGATGCCGCCCGTGCACGACACCCCCGACGCGGCGCGCGCCCACCGCAAGGAACGGCTCGCCGAAGCGCTGCGGCTGCTGGCCCGGCTCGGGTACGAGGACGGGGTGGCGGGGCAGATCACCGTGCGGGACCCGGAGTTCGAGGACTGCTACTGGGTGAACCCCTTCGGCCGGGCCTTCGCCGCTCTCACCGCCGACGACCTGCTGCTGGTCGACGGGGACGGGCGGGTGGTCCGGGGCGGGCGCCGGGTCAACCAGCTGGCCTTCGCCGTGCACGCGGCGGTCCATCGGCGGCGCCCCGGGGTGGTCGCCGTCGTTCGCGCCCGGGCCCCGTACGGCAGGGCGCTCGCGGCGCTCGGCGAGCTGCTGGCCCCGATCACCGAGGAGGCCTGCGCCTTCTACGAGGACCACGCGCTGCTCGACGAGTACACCGGCGCCGACGAGCCGGACCGCACCGCGCTCGCGCTGGGCCCGTACAAGGCGCTGGTGCTGCGCAACCGCGGGCTGCTGACGGTGGGGGACTCGGTGGACGCCGCCGTCTGGTGGTTCATCGAGGCGGAGCGGGCCGCGCAGGTGCAGCTGATCGCCCGGGCCGCCGGGAAACCGGTGCCCGTCGACCACCGCGCGGCGGCCCTGACCAGGGAGCGGTTCGGGTCCGATCTGGCCGCCTGGGTGAGCTACCAGCCCCTCAGGGAACTGGTGGCGTCAACATCATGA
- a CDS encoding TQO small subunit DoxD: protein MNRTDVLEADAPRDVAGLRELASRHALLPLRIFLGVTFVYAGLDKLTDPAFLSASGDGSIGDLMRGVRDTSASSALVDLALNSPVGFAVALAIGEILVGLGTLAGLLTRIAAFGGALIALSLWLTVSWAVTPYYYGNDLIYMMAWTPLILAGAPYLSLDSVIRSRRSRRTA from the coding sequence GTGAACCGAACCGATGTTCTTGAAGCCGATGCCCCTCGCGACGTGGCGGGGCTCCGTGAGCTCGCCTCCCGGCACGCACTGCTGCCCCTGCGCATCTTCCTCGGTGTGACCTTCGTGTACGCGGGGCTGGACAAACTGACCGACCCGGCGTTCCTCTCCGCCTCCGGCGACGGCTCCATCGGCGACCTGATGCGCGGGGTGCGCGACACCTCCGCGAGCTCGGCCCTGGTGGACCTGGCGCTGAACTCGCCCGTCGGCTTCGCCGTCGCCCTGGCCATCGGGGAGATCCTCGTCGGCCTGGGGACCCTGGCCGGCCTGCTGACCCGCATCGCGGCCTTCGGCGGAGCGCTCATCGCGCTCAGCCTGTGGCTCACGGTGTCGTGGGCGGTGACCCCGTACTACTACGGCAACGACCTGATCTACATGATGGCGTGGACCCCGCTGATCCTGGCCGGGGCGCCCTACCTGTCGCTGGACTCGGTGATCCGGTCGCGCCGGTCCCGGCGTACGGCGTAG
- a CDS encoding PspC domain-containing protein, with the protein MTEVHDAPPAGPGAPRAQSRPPLRRSRRDKVLAGVCGGLGRYFDLDPVVFRIVLGVLAVTGGVGLIFYGFAWLLLPQEGEEDSEAKKLLTGRVEGATLAAVFAALVGCALFLSMLDNGGLAAFSVLVVLALGGASYWSQRQRHTHQPEAQEADPAGGANRTAHSPAPPETQAPPAPGGPSWWRDPLVKDGTTGPVGGTGYLWGPDDTVDAVAPDRTRASSVKPPAAPARPRGGIGGRVFVLALLAGFVGTAAGWDDSPLGEALQTGLAAALIVFGLGLAVSSLLGRTGFGTIVLAVFTSGLLAGAAVLPREIGTDWQRVEWRPAAVADVKPVYEAGTGFATLDLSRLDVPKGTTVAVEASIEAGRLKVVLPREVTAQADVTIRRVGDVQMPGDRADRIERVGEQNRTETLVPAAGTEAGGTIELDLTAGIGQVEVARAAS; encoded by the coding sequence ATGACCGAAGTACACGACGCCCCGCCGGCCGGGCCCGGGGCCCCCCGGGCGCAGTCCAGGCCGCCGCTGCGCCGCAGCAGACGCGACAAGGTCCTCGCGGGCGTGTGCGGCGGCCTCGGCCGGTACTTCGACCTGGACCCGGTGGTCTTCCGCATCGTCCTCGGCGTCCTCGCGGTGACCGGCGGTGTGGGTCTGATCTTCTACGGCTTCGCGTGGCTGCTGCTCCCCCAGGAGGGGGAGGAGGACAGCGAGGCGAAGAAGCTGCTGACCGGCCGGGTCGAGGGCGCCACGCTGGCGGCGGTGTTCGCGGCGCTGGTGGGCTGCGCACTGTTCCTGTCGATGCTGGACAACGGCGGGCTGGCGGCCTTCTCGGTGCTGGTCGTCCTGGCGCTGGGCGGGGCCTCGTACTGGTCGCAGCGGCAGCGGCACACCCACCAGCCCGAGGCGCAGGAGGCCGACCCGGCCGGCGGTGCGAACCGCACCGCGCACTCGCCCGCCCCGCCGGAGACGCAGGCTCCGCCCGCCCCGGGCGGCCCGTCCTGGTGGCGGGATCCTCTGGTCAAGGACGGTACAACCGGCCCGGTCGGCGGGACGGGGTACCTGTGGGGGCCCGACGACACCGTCGACGCGGTGGCGCCCGACCGCACCCGGGCGTCGTCCGTGAAGCCGCCCGCCGCCCCGGCCCGCCCGCGCGGCGGCATCGGCGGCCGGGTCTTCGTACTGGCGCTGCTGGCCGGGTTCGTGGGGACCGCAGCCGGATGGGACGACAGCCCGCTGGGCGAGGCCCTGCAGACGGGGCTCGCCGCCGCCCTGATCGTCTTCGGTCTGGGCCTCGCGGTCAGCTCCCTGCTGGGCCGCACCGGATTCGGCACGATCGTGCTGGCCGTGTTCACCTCGGGCCTGCTCGCGGGCGCGGCCGTGCTGCCGCGGGAGATCGGCACGGACTGGCAGCGGGTGGAGTGGCGTCCGGCCGCGGTCGCCGATGTGAAGCCCGTGTACGAGGCGGGCACCGGGTTCGCCACCCTGGACCTGAGCCGTCTGGACGTGCCGAAGGGCACCACCGTGGCGGTGGAGGCCTCCATCGAGGCGGGCCGGCTCAAGGTGGTCCTGCCGCGGGAGGTCACCGCGCAGGCCGATGTCACCATCCGGCGCGTGGGCGACGTGCAGATGCCCGGGGACCGCGCTGACCGGATCGAGCGGGTCGGGGAGCAGAACCGTACGGAGACCCTCGTGCCGGCGGCCGGCACCGAGGCCGGCGGGACGATCGAGCTGGACCTCACTGCGGGTATCGGACAGGTGGAGGTGGCCCGTGCGGCGTCATGA
- a CDS encoding ATP-binding protein, translating into MPVAAAPRTPNAPDDDEVPQRKLYRSADGRMLGGVARGLAGHLGLPVGWVRLAFLLLFMWGDGLGVLLYAAFWVFVPLGIGGRTGHRSFFETLPDGTRRLRKPDRGQITALIALFIGVGIFISKVQLGGASGRYVWPTLLVGAGVVLVWRQADNARRAHWSSAVGRHGRLLQVARALAGVALVGVGLTVFIVVRGSAAQLGNVLTATLAVLVGVALLAGPWLIRLTQDLSEERLMRIRAQERAEVAAHVHDSVLHTLTLIQRNAEDASEVRRLARAQERELRNWLYRPEGTGKDEDEEPATLAEAVKKTAAEVEDHHGVPIEVVVVGDCPLDERLAAQIQAAREAMVNAAKYGGEGGPVQVYAEVEGQTVFVSVRDRGPGFDIDAVPGDRMGVRESIIGRMQRNGGTARLRSAPDGGTEVELEMERAANAA; encoded by the coding sequence ATGCCCGTAGCCGCCGCTCCCCGCACCCCGAACGCACCGGACGACGACGAGGTCCCGCAGCGCAAGCTCTACCGCAGCGCCGACGGCCGGATGCTCGGCGGTGTCGCGCGCGGTCTCGCCGGGCACCTGGGGCTGCCGGTGGGCTGGGTCCGGCTCGCGTTCCTGCTGCTGTTCATGTGGGGCGACGGCCTGGGCGTGCTGCTGTACGCCGCGTTCTGGGTCTTCGTACCGCTCGGCATCGGCGGCCGGACCGGGCACCGCTCCTTCTTCGAGACCCTCCCCGACGGCACCCGCCGGCTGCGCAAACCCGACCGCGGGCAGATCACCGCGCTGATCGCCCTGTTCATCGGCGTGGGCATCTTCATCTCCAAGGTCCAGCTCGGCGGCGCGTCCGGCCGGTACGTGTGGCCGACGCTGCTGGTCGGGGCCGGGGTGGTGCTCGTATGGCGGCAGGCGGACAACGCCCGCCGCGCGCACTGGTCCTCGGCCGTCGGCCGGCACGGGCGCCTCCTCCAGGTCGCGCGGGCACTCGCCGGAGTCGCCCTGGTCGGTGTGGGCCTGACCGTCTTCATCGTCGTACGGGGCTCCGCCGCACAGCTCGGCAACGTCCTCACCGCCACCCTCGCCGTCCTCGTCGGCGTGGCCCTGCTCGCCGGTCCCTGGCTGATCCGGCTGACGCAGGACCTCTCCGAGGAGCGCCTGATGCGCATCCGGGCCCAGGAGCGCGCCGAGGTCGCCGCCCACGTGCACGACTCGGTGCTGCACACCCTCACCCTGATCCAGCGCAACGCGGAGGACGCCTCCGAGGTGCGCCGCCTCGCACGGGCGCAGGAACGCGAACTGCGGAACTGGCTCTACAGGCCCGAGGGCACCGGCAAGGACGAGGACGAGGAGCCGGCCACCCTCGCGGAGGCCGTGAAGAAGACCGCCGCCGAGGTGGAGGACCACCACGGCGTCCCGATCGAGGTCGTGGTCGTCGGCGACTGCCCGCTCGACGAACGGCTGGCGGCACAGATCCAGGCAGCGCGCGAGGCGATGGTCAACGCCGCCAAGTACGGTGGCGAGGGCGGGCCGGTACAGGTGTACGCGGAGGTGGAGGGGCAGACGGTGTTCGTGTCCGTACGGGACCGGGGACCCGGTTTCGACATCGACGCGGTACCGGGCGACCGCATGGGCGTACGAGAATCGATCATCGGCCGGATGCAGCGCAACGGCGGGACCGCACGGCTGCGGTCCGCACCCGACGGCGGCACGGAAGTCGAGCTGGAGATGGAGAGGGCGGCGAACGCAGCATGA
- a CDS encoding response regulator transcription factor, whose translation MTEAGENAGAGETRRVRVVLVDDHRMFRTGVQAEIGETERTGVEVVGEAADVDQAVTVITATRPEVVLLDVHLPGGGGVEVLRRCAPLMAAAENPVRFLALSVSDAAEDVIGVIRGGARGYVTKTITGTDLVDSVFRVQDGDAVFSPRLAGFVLDAFASTDAPPVDEDLDRLTQREREVLRLIARGYAYKEIAKQLFISVKTVESHVSAVLRKLQLSNRHELTRWATARRLV comes from the coding sequence ATGACCGAGGCCGGAGAGAACGCAGGCGCGGGGGAGACCAGGCGTGTCCGGGTGGTGCTCGTCGACGACCACCGGATGTTCCGTACGGGAGTGCAGGCCGAGATCGGCGAGACCGAACGCACGGGCGTCGAGGTCGTCGGGGAGGCGGCCGACGTCGACCAGGCCGTCACCGTCATCACCGCGACCCGGCCCGAGGTGGTCCTGCTCGACGTGCACCTGCCCGGCGGCGGCGGCGTCGAGGTGCTGCGGCGCTGCGCCCCGCTGATGGCGGCGGCCGAGAACCCGGTCCGCTTCCTGGCGCTGTCGGTGTCGGACGCGGCCGAGGACGTCATCGGGGTCATCCGGGGCGGTGCGCGCGGGTACGTCACCAAGACCATCACCGGCACCGACCTGGTGGACTCGGTCTTCCGCGTGCAGGACGGGGACGCGGTGTTCTCGCCGCGGCTGGCGGGCTTCGTGCTCGACGCCTTCGCCTCGACGGACGCGCCGCCGGTGGACGAGGACCTGGACCGGCTCACGCAGCGCGAGCGCGAGGTGCTGCGGCTGATCGCGCGCGGGTACGCGTACAAGGAGATCGCCAAGCAGCTGTTCATCTCGGTGAAGACGGTGGAGTCCCACGTCTCGGCCGTCCTGCGCAAGCTCCAGCTCTCCAACCGGCACGAACTGACCCGCTGGGCGACGGCCCGCCGCCTGGTCTGA